The window TGTGCTCATGACGAGTCCCGCCGAGAAATATTCGGCATCCAAGCGGCGGGCGGCGCGGGTCGCCACCTATCCGGCGCTCGAAGATTTCATGCTCGACGTGGGGTTCGACCTCGACGACTTCCAGCGTGAGGCGTGCGAGGTCCTGGAGCGGGGCAGCGGTGTGCTGGTCTGCGCTCCGACGGGTGCGGGCAAGACCGTGGTCGGCGAGTTCGCGGTGCACCTGGCGCTGCGCTCGGGGGAGCGCAAGTGCTTCTACACCACGCCGATCAAGGCGCTGTCCAATCAGAAATACCATGACCTGGTGTCGCGCTACGGCGCCGACAAGGTGGGTCTGCTCACCGGCGACAATGTGATCAACGGCGATGCCCCGGTGGTGGTGATGACCACCGAGGTGCTGCGCAACATGCTCTACTCCGGCTCCGACCAGCTGCGCAATCTGGCCTACGTGGTGATGGACGAGGTGCACTACCTCGCCGACCGGTTCCGGGGCGCGGTCTGGGAAGAGGTGATCATCCACCTGCCGGCCTCGGTCACGCTCGTCTCGCTGTCGGCGACGGTGAGCAACTACGAGGAGTTCGCCGACTGGCTGGTCACCGTCCGCGGCCAGACCGAGGTGGTGGTCAGCGAGCACCGGCCGGTCCCGCTCTGGCAGCACATGCTGGTCGGGCGCCGGATGTTCGACCTGTTCCACGACGCCGACGCGGCGCGGAAACACGACGTCCACCCCGAGCTGCTGCGCTACACGCGTGAGATGGACCGGCGGATGGAGTTCACCGACCGGGCCGCGTCCGGCTGGCGCGGTGGTCGGGGCAAGCGCTGGCAGCCGCCGCCCCGCGCCGAGGTGGTCGACCGGTTGGAGCGGGCCGGGCTGCTCCCGGCGATCCTGTTCATCTTCAGCCGGGCCGGCTGCGACGCGGCCGTCCAGCAGTGCCTCAACGCGGGCCTACGGCTCACCGACCCCGACGAGCGGGCCGAGATCCGGCGGATCGTGTCGGCCAAGGTGGCGCACCTGCCGGCCGACGACCTGTCGGTGCTGGGCTACTGGGAGTGGCTCGACGGGCTGGAGCGGGGCGTCGCCGCCCACCACGCGGGCATGCTGCCGGTCTTCAAGGAGGCGGTTGAGGAGTGCTTCGTCAAAGGGCTGGTCAAGGCGGTCTTCGCCACCGAGACGTTGGCGCTGGGCATCAACATGCCGGCCCGCTGCGTGGTGCTGGAGCGGCTGGTCAAGTTCAACGGTGAGGCCCACGTCGACCTGACCCCCGGGGAGTACACCCAGCTGACCGGCCGGGCCGGCCGGCGTGGCATCGACGTCGAGGGCCACGCCGTGGTGCTGTGGAGCCCCGACGTCGACCCGCGGCATGTGGCCGGGCTCGCCTCGACCCGTACGTATCCGTTGCGGTCGTCGTTCCGGCCGTCGTACAACATGGCGGTCAACCTGGTCGGCACGGTCGGTGCGGACAAGTCGAGAGAGCTGCTGGAGTCCTCGTTCGCCCAGTTCCAGGCGGACCGTTCGGTGGTCGGCCTGGCCCGGCAGGTGCAGCGCAACGTCGAGACCATGCAGGCGTATGGGGATGACGCCGCCTGCCATCACGGCGACTTCGAGGAGTATTTCGGGCTCCGGGTGGCCATCGCCGACCGGGAGAAGGCGCTGTCTCGTCAGGGTGTCCAGCAGCGCCGTTCGGCCGCCGTCTCGTCGCTGGAGAAACTGCGGATCGGCGACGTGATCCGGGTGCCGCAGGGCCGCCGGGCGGGGCTCGCCGTGGTGCTGGAGCCGGCCGCCGTCGGGTTCGGCGAGCCGCGGCCGCTGGTGCTCACCCAGGACCGGTGGGCCGGCCGGGTCAGCCCCGGCGACTTCGGTGGCGAGGTGGAGGTGCTGGCCCGGGTGCGGGTGCCGCGCAACTTCAACCACCGCGCCCCGGGTGCCCGCCGTGATCTGGCCGCCCAGATCAGCGCGACCGGGCTGGACCGGCATCCGGACCGCCGGCGTAACGGCCGGAGCCGGGCCAACCCCGGTGAGGACGCCGAGGTCGCCCTGCTCAAGGTGCGGTTGCGGCAGCATCCGTGCCACGCCTGCTCGGAGCGGGAGGATCACGCACGCTGGGCCGAGCGCCGGCACCGGCTGCAGCGTGACACCGACGCGCTGCGCGACAAGGTGTCCGGGCGGACCGGGTCGTTGGCCCGCACCTTCGATCAGGTGTGCGCGGTGCTGGCCACGCGCGGCTACCTGTCCGCCGACGGTGAGGTGACCGAGGCCGGTCGGATGCTCGGGCGCATCTGGTCGGAGGCCGATCTGCTGGTCGCCGAGTGCCTGCGCCAGGGGGTGTGGGACGGTCTGGCCCCCGACGAGTTGGCCGCGGCCGTGTCGATGGTGCTCTACGAGTCCCGCCGGGAGGGCGACGACCGGGCGTCGGTGCCGAAGGGTCCGATCAGCGCGGCCGTCGACGCCTGCGCCAAGCTGTGGGGCGAGATCGCCGCCGATGAGAGCGAGCACGGGCTGTCGCTCACCCGTGAGCCCGACCCCGGGTTCGTGTGGCCGATGTTCCGCTGGGCCCGGGGTGAGCCGCTGGCCCGGGTGCTGGCCAGTGGGCATCACGACGCCGACATGCCGGCCGGTGACTTCGTCCGCTGGGCCCGGCAGGTGCTCGACCTGCTCGGTCAGGTGAAGGAGGCGTCGGCGGCGTCGCCGAGCGTCAAGGAGACGGCGCGTAAGGCGATCACCGCGGTCAACCGGGGGGTGCTGGCGCTGCAGAGCGCGTTGTGACCCGGGCCACGTGGCTGCTGCCTGTCCTGTGGGGTGAGCAGCGGCCACCGCCGTCCGGTTCAAGAGCGATCGTCGCGGATGGTGAATCTCCGTTGACGCTGTCATTCGCATGATTCAAGAATTGCGGCGGCGGCATTGACCGGGTTCAACTGTTGTCGCGGCGCACCCGCGAGACACCGGAGGTCCGGGAGTAGGGGAAGATGAGCGCGGGCTCACCGCATCTGATCGGGTGGTCCGGTGACGCGGTGGCGGACTCGGTGCTGGCGGTCATCGACGCGGACACCGCGGTCATCGAGCTCACGGTGTGGGGCGGCTGGGATCGGCGGCTCTCCGCGCAGGCCCGCGTGGTCCTCGACAAATGCCTGGCCGAACACCCCACCGGAGTGATCGTCGACCTCCAGCATCTGCGCGACCCGCACGCGGTGAGCGCCCCACTGTGGCTGACCGCCTGCGCACAGGGTGCCGCCATGGAACCACCGACCGCCATTGCGGTCTGCGTTGCGGCGAACACCCCGTTGGCCCGCCGGCTGCGACGTCTCGGGGCTCGTGACTGGCTGGTGCTGTATGCGACGGTTCCGCAGGCCCGGGCCGCGCTGGCGGGTGGGCATCCGCTGCCCGACCGGGTGCACCTGGCACTGCCGCCCGACCCGGGAGCGGCGTTGCAGGCCCGTTCCCTGGTGACCGAGGCCTGCACCGGCTGGGGTCTCGGCCATCTGTGTGAACGGGCAAGGCTGGTCATTTCCGAGCTGGTGGTGAATGCCGCCGAGCATGCGGGTACCGATATCGAGGTGATCGTGTCGCTGCGCGGCACCGGATCCGGGGCCGCTCTGCATCTGGCCGTCTACGACGGTGACACGGTGCTGCCCCGGGTGCGTGATCCGGTTCCCGGACCGCTCGGGCCGTCGCTGTCCGATCGTGGCCTCGGTCTGCGGATCGTCAGTGCCGCGGCCTCGTCGTGGGGTGCGCTCCCGGCCCGCGGCGGCAAGTTGGTGTGGGCCATCGTCCGTTCCCGGCCGGAGGAGGCACCCTGGTGAGTGCGACCCGGATCGACGGGGCACGCGACGGCGACCGGCTGCTGATCACCCTGCACGGCAGCCTCGACGCGATGTCGGTGGACGCGTTGCAGAGCCAGCTGTACGACCTGACCCGGGTGCACGATCTGATCGGGCTGAGCGATCCGGTCCGGCAGATCCACATCAACGTGGCCGGGGTGGACTTCTGCGATGCGGCCGGGTTGCGGATGCTGGTGGCGGCCCGGCGGGTGGCGGAGTCCCGCCAGGCCACCTGCCACCTGCACGATCCGCAGCCGCACCTGCGCTGGCTGCTGCACGCCACCCGCGCCGCCGACCTCTTCGACGACCCCTGACCGGCGCGCGCCCACCGGCGGGTCGTCAGTTGTAGTAGAAGTCCATCGCCTCGCCGTAGTTCGACGGCTTCTTGATGCCGGACGCCTTGCCGTGGCCGCTCAGGGTGGTCGTCATGTTCAGCGCGCCCTTGCTGTCCTTCAACGACACCTTGATCGACGTGACCCAGCCGCCCGGGTTGGTGGTGGCGGTGAAGGTCGCGTTACCGCCGAACAGCACCGAGATCGCCGGGGTGCCGATCGGTAGGAAGCCCTCGTTGAACCGGTCACCCTCGAAGTCCAGGGTGCCGCTGTACAGGTTCGGTGCGCTGCTCGTGACCGTGTCGACCGCATCGACGAACCGGGACAGCCCGGTCGGATCGGTCATGTCGTACGCGTACAGTGAATCCTTTTTGATCTTCTTGAGGTTGAGGTGGACCCAGGTCTCGCCGTCCTTGGAGCGGGAGTAGAGGTCGGTGCCGACCACGATCCGCTGGGTCGCGCCGTCGCCGGTCACCTTGTACTTCACCGAGATCCGCTTGGCCTTCGGGTCGTAGACGCCGGAGCCGGTGACCTTCTTCGAGTCGGGCACGTCACCGCTGGTGGAGAAGCGGTAGCTGGTGTTCTTCGACTTCTGCAGGGCGGCCATCAGCAGCTCCCGGGCGTCCGGCCCGGTCGGGCTGGGCGAGACCGAGACGGTGGCCGACGGCGACGCGATCGGCGCGGCGACCGGCGCCGGAGTGGACGGGGTGGTGCAACCGCCGACGAGCAGCACGGTGACGGCGGCCAGGACAGGGTGGTACGACTTCAAGACTTCCCCCATGATCGATATGCGGCGGTGAGCCTAATCGATCGACGGCCAGGTCCGCGCGGTGGTTTCGAACAGGTGCTGGTCGCTCTGCACCGGCACGACGCAGAGCAGGTGGCCACCGGGCGCCCGCAACGTCTTGTGACCGCCGTGGTCGGCCACCATGGTCGCGCCGAGCGCCAGCAGCCGCGCCGTCTCGGCCGGCACGTCATCGGTCTCCATGTCGACGTGGTAGCGGGGCGCGTCGTCGACCGACTGCACATCGACGGCCAGGCCCGGCAGCGCTCCGACCAGGGCGATGAACTCCTCCTCACCCGGCACCGGGGTGGCGGTGGCCCCGAACGCGCCGGCCCAGAACGATGCGGCGGCGGGCGTCTCGGCGGAGGGCGTGTCGATGAAGATCCCGAAGAGGCGGCTGCGATGCATGATCGAACCCTACTGGTAGAGACCGTCCAATTGCGACCGGTAGCGCTCCTCGGCGGCCCGGCGGCGGATCTTCATGGACGGGGTGAGGATGCCGCTCTCCACATCGAGGTGGTGGTCGAGGATCACGAACTTCTTGATCGTCTCCCAGGAGTTGAGGCCGCTGTTCAGCTCGTCGACGGCACGGGAGATCTCGGCCCGCACGTCGGACGAGGCCACGAACGCGGCGTAGTCGTCCGAACCAGGCCGTTTCGCCGCCTCGTCGGGATCCAGGTCGATCAGGGCGGTGATGTACTTGCGGTTGTCGCCGTGCACCACGATGTGACCGGCGAGCGGGCACAACGCTTTGAATCGG of the Actinoplanes sichuanensis genome contains:
- a CDS encoding DEAD/DEAH box helicase translates to MTSPAEKYSASKRRAARVATYPALEDFMLDVGFDLDDFQREACEVLERGSGVLVCAPTGAGKTVVGEFAVHLALRSGERKCFYTTPIKALSNQKYHDLVSRYGADKVGLLTGDNVINGDAPVVVMTTEVLRNMLYSGSDQLRNLAYVVMDEVHYLADRFRGAVWEEVIIHLPASVTLVSLSATVSNYEEFADWLVTVRGQTEVVVSEHRPVPLWQHMLVGRRMFDLFHDADAARKHDVHPELLRYTREMDRRMEFTDRAASGWRGGRGKRWQPPPRAEVVDRLERAGLLPAILFIFSRAGCDAAVQQCLNAGLRLTDPDERAEIRRIVSAKVAHLPADDLSVLGYWEWLDGLERGVAAHHAGMLPVFKEAVEECFVKGLVKAVFATETLALGINMPARCVVLERLVKFNGEAHVDLTPGEYTQLTGRAGRRGIDVEGHAVVLWSPDVDPRHVAGLASTRTYPLRSSFRPSYNMAVNLVGTVGADKSRELLESSFAQFQADRSVVGLARQVQRNVETMQAYGDDAACHHGDFEEYFGLRVAIADREKALSRQGVQQRRSAAVSSLEKLRIGDVIRVPQGRRAGLAVVLEPAAVGFGEPRPLVLTQDRWAGRVSPGDFGGEVEVLARVRVPRNFNHRAPGARRDLAAQISATGLDRHPDRRRNGRSRANPGEDAEVALLKVRLRQHPCHACSEREDHARWAERRHRLQRDTDALRDKVSGRTGSLARTFDQVCAVLATRGYLSADGEVTEAGRMLGRIWSEADLLVAECLRQGVWDGLAPDELAAAVSMVLYESRREGDDRASVPKGPISAAVDACAKLWGEIAADESEHGLSLTREPDPGFVWPMFRWARGEPLARVLASGHHDADMPAGDFVRWARQVLDLLGQVKEASAASPSVKETARKAITAVNRGVLALQSAL
- a CDS encoding STAS domain-containing protein — its product is MSATRIDGARDGDRLLITLHGSLDAMSVDALQSQLYDLTRVHDLIGLSDPVRQIHINVAGVDFCDAAGLRMLVAARRVAESRQATCHLHDPQPHLRWLLHATRAADLFDDP
- a CDS encoding ATP-binding protein — protein: MSAGSPHLIGWSGDAVADSVLAVIDADTAVIELTVWGGWDRRLSAQARVVLDKCLAEHPTGVIVDLQHLRDPHAVSAPLWLTACAQGAAMEPPTAIAVCVAANTPLARRLRRLGARDWLVLYATVPQARAALAGGHPLPDRVHLALPPDPGAALQARSLVTEACTGWGLGHLCERARLVISELVVNAAEHAGTDIEVIVSLRGTGSGAALHLAVYDGDTVLPRVRDPVPGPLGPSLSDRGLGLRIVSAAASSWGALPARGGKLVWAIVRSRPEEAPW
- a CDS encoding VOC family protein → MHRSRLFGIFIDTPSAETPAAASFWAGAFGATATPVPGEEEFIALVGALPGLAVDVQSVDDAPRYHVDMETDDVPAETARLLALGATMVADHGGHKTLRAPGGHLLCVVPVQSDQHLFETTARTWPSID